DNA sequence from the Phaeobacter sp. G2 genome:
ACCTTCATGCCTTTGAGGTCGGACCAAAATCGTGGTGGTACGGGAGCTGGGCGTGTTTTATTGCAGATAGTAGCTGCTGCGATTTGTGCCTGGGAGGATGCGTTATGGACAGTTTCAATGCGCGGCTTTCCCGACACGAACGCGTTGTCACCGCGCGCGCAATCACCAATCGCGAAAATCTTGGGGTCGGATGTCCGCATGTCCTGATCCACACAGATTCCATTGTCACAAACCAAGCCCGCGTCCTGGGCTAAGGTTATATTCGGCGTCGCTCCAATACTCACCAAGACAAGATCGACCTTAATCTCTATTCCGTTTTCAAGGTTAATGGAAGAAACATGTTGATTAGCAGCGCCAAACTCTTCGAGACGCTTGTTGAACATGAAACGCACCCCAGCATCTGATAGCTTTTCAGTGATGAAGTTTGTCGCTGCCGGAGAGGCAACGCGAGCCATTGCTCGTCCACCAACCTCTATGATCGTGACGGCCTTTCCACTATCAATTGCGGCAGAGGCCACCTCGAGTCCGATCACACCGGCACCGACGATAACGACGTCGTGGCAGCCTGGGCGATTCAGTGCTTGGCGGAGTCCTGCAGAATCTCTCAAATCTCTTAGATAGTGAATCCCTTTAAGATCGGCCCCCGCCAAATCGAGGCGGCGAGGCGTTGCTCCCGTTGCGAGGATCAAGTTATCGAATTTCGTTGTTTTTCCATCCAAGAAGCGGATTCGACGCTTGTTCCTGTCAATTTTGACGACCTTGCGCGCGCGCATCAGTTCAATGCCGTTAGACTCATAGAACGAAAGAGGCCGCAAAGGGGTCGGTTTCGGTCTGTCTGAATCCAGCAACCACGCCTTTGACAGAGGTGGGCGTTGATAGGGGAGCGCCGCTTCTTCACCTATCAGCTTAATGGTGCCTTCGTAGCCGTTTCTGCGCAGTGTTGCGGCCGCAGTCGTCCCAGCGACCCCATTGCCTATGATCACGGTTGTTTCCATTTTTCGTTCCTCCCTGAGTGTGTAGAATCTTTTTAAATGAGGCCTTTCGAACGTGCGATTGACACGGCCTCGGTACGGTTGCTGGCATTTAGGGACGATAAGATTTTCCGGAAATGCCATTTGATGGTGTCTTCCGTGACATGCAGGCGCGCTGCAATTTCCTTGTTGCTCAACCCCAGTGCCGCATGCTGCAAAACCCCGATTTGCTTTCGGCTGATCGGGGCAGATATATGAGCTGCGGGGAGCTTAGTGATCGTCAGTTCATGTGCCGTTTTTCCGGCAATCGAAACTTGGTCTGCCTTTTGACCCAGGAACGCTTTTGCTGTTGGGCTGATGACCCTCAGAAAATGCCGCCTGTTTTCCAAAGTCCTGAATGCACCCAGTTGTTGTGCTTGCAGATTGGCATCGACCATCCTTTTTTTTGCTTGCTTTTCTTCGCCCATCAGATGGACGGTGGTCGCAAGCGTGCATTGCGCCCTGATCTCACCGCGTTGGTCCCTGATGGCGGCAAAGTTCGTCAGAGCTTTTCGCGCCTGCCTCTCGGCCAGACCCAGTTTCCCGTCACGCAGAAACCTTGAGGCTTCGAGCAACTCACGTTCCGCCTGGATAGCGCGATTTTGGTTTGGCAAGAAGACCAAGTCTTCGTCCGATGGGAGAGGTTCGATCCCGAGCGGGGTACTCGTTCGGGTTCCCATGGCAAAGACTTCGGTGCCCAACCGAATCAGGATACCCAACCGCTTCAAGCCGCGCTCGTTTGCCGCAAGGCGGCAGCGTTCCAGCAGCAAGAAGGCCCGCGATGTGTCACCCCGGCGAATATATACTTCGACCGCGCTTCGAACCGTGTTCCACACCACATCCGTCACCCCGAATGCCAGAGCGAAATCAAGAGCCTCTTGCAGGAGGCTGCCGTCAGGTGTGATTGTTTCGTCTTCTGCCTGGACCTGAAATTCGAAGGAGGTGAACATTCCTCTGACAAACGGCGTGCGCTCGTGGGCGACGTTTTCATCTTTCTGTGCCCGCCGGATTTCGGCGCGCGCGCCATAAATGTCGCCATTGAGCAGTCTGGCCAGGATACCGGCGGCAGCAAGCCAGCCAAACGCATAGCGGTGACGGACTGCTCCGCTTGTGACCGTGGCCGTGGCGATTTGATCTGAAAGGATAGTGAACTGCCTGTCAGAGGCGGCAATGAAGGCTCTGCAGGTCTGTGCAGCCGCCTGCCCGACGGGGTTGACCAACCCATAGATGTCAACCCATGCAGTGCAGCCTTCATCGCTTTCTTTCATTTCATCATGTGTGGCCAGACCAATGGCGTGGACCAGTTCCCCCCATCCATTCGGGTCGTCCTGTTTCGCGGGATCTGAAGCGGGCAAGGCGTTCAGTCTGTCCAGCACCTCTTGAGCTTCCTGAGCACGTTGGCCGAAGTACAGCACCCAAGCATATCCGATGGCCAAGGATGGTGTCTGGATTAATTTGAACCGAGGAATGCCGGTGAACCAGGTTATCAAGGCCTCGATCTCTCCCTGCCTCAGGGCAAGGTCCAGCAGAGCTTGTTCGCCCAGACGTTGGGCCCAATTATGATCTTGGGCCCGCAGGGCCACTTTAATGACCAAGCGGTATTCCCTTCTTCGCCAATGCCAGAATGCGATACGTTTCAGGAAATACGACTGGCGCGATCCGTTTGCCTCTATGAAACGATTGCGCAGATAATCTTTCAGCGCCCGGTTCATTTCATAGCGGTTTGGTGTTGCAGCGCTGGACGCCAAAAGGCGATAGTGCGCTTCAAGTTTAGCCAGTTTGAGGCCTGCAGCGTCCGTCTTGAACACGTAGTTGCAGATATCTTCAGTGATTTCTTCCAGCCAGCTGGCTTTCTCCAGGCAATCGCGGAGCGGTTGCGGCACCTGCGCCAGCACATCGTTTTCGAAATAGGCCTGAACCTCGGGCAGATGGACGATGCCTTCGCCTGAGGCAGTCGATTTTCCCGCCAGCGCGCACAGAAGCGGCCAGCCGCCCGTCAAATCGAACACTCTCTTTGCCTGGTCTGAGTCCAGTGACAGAACCAAGCCAGTCTCATCGAGGGTGAAACCCAAATCGTCCGGGCCGATCGTAACGACATCCGAGAGGACCGACAGAGAGACCGTCGCGTCGGGCAAGCCTTCGCTTATGACCAATCGAACGGTTTCCGGCGTTTCCAGTGTGATCGTTCTCAGAAACCTTTGCGTAGTGGCAGCGTCTGCTACGCCATCCAGGCAGATCGTGACGGGTCTTTCATGATCCGTGAGCAGGCGCAGCGCGAGGATATTCACACTACTCGTGGTCGGTTTCTCGGAGAATCCTTCGGAGGAAAGCGCCGCGACAATCGAATTCGCAATTAAATCGGCTTCAGACAGGTCCTTTGGCCAGAACGACGAAAAATCCAGGTAGATGCAGTCTTCGTTTCTTTCGAGCGCGGCTTGGGCGCACTGCGCGACCTGGACAGACTTGCCAAAACCGGGAGGCGCTTTGTAACGAAGACACTTGGCTGTCGGGTGTCCTACAAAACTTAGCCTGTCGCGTTTAAGATAACCTCGTGAGTACCTCGTACGACGGGTATTCATCCGTTCCAAAAAGTCTGAGATGTCGTCTGGGTTTGCTCTGGAGGGCGTTGTCATCCCTCCCTCCCCGAAGCGATGTATCGTTGGTGTCCCGACTCCATAACCATAGCGCGCGAAACTCAAAACTACACGAACGTGTAGTTGTTAGCTGGCCTGGTTGAGAGGATTTTGCCATCTCAGCGTCAAACGGCAGGAGGGAGCAATGCAATACGCTTACGCTTCCGGCCACCGTAAGGCCAAATGACAGCCTTTCAGGGAGGAACAGACTGATGAAGGATTTGAACGAAACGGCCGCGGCGGAAGCCGGCGCCGATGAAGCATACGTTGATAAGAAACGGTATTTTTGGATCTTGTCCGTATTCTGGCCAGCAACGCCGCTGATCGGACTTTACCTGGTCTCGGTAACCGGCTGGAGCATCTGGTACGGAACGGTGCTGATTCTGTGGTATCTGGCGGTGCCATTGCTGGACGCCATGTTCGGAGAGGATTTTTCGAATCCCCCCGAATCGGCCGTGCCTGATCTTGAAAAAGATCGCTACTATCGCGTGCTCACCTATTTGACTGTACCCATGCACTATGCGGCTCTGGTCGGGTCCTGCTGGTGGGTGGCAACCCAATCGGTCAATGCCTTTGAGTTCATTGCGCTTGCACTGTCGCTGGGTATCGTCAACGGTTTGGCACTGAACACCGGCCATGAACTGGGCCACAAGAAAGAAACATTTGACCGCTGGATGGCCAAACTGGTGCTGGCAGTCGTGGGCTATGGCCACTTTTTCATCGAGCATAACAAAGGGCACCACCGCGACGTGGCGACCCCGAAAGATCCGGCAACATCGCGTATGGGTGAAAACATCTATTCTTTCGCAACCCGCGAAATCCCCGGTGCCTTCAAACGCGCCTGGGAGCTCGAAGAAGTTCGCCTTGAGCGGAGTGGCAAGAGTGTCTGGAGCCTGGACAACGAGATCCTTCAGCCGCTGATCATTACCGTCGTTCTTTACGCCGGACTGCTGGCATTCTTCGGGCCGATCATGCTTGTGTTCCTGCCCATTCAGATGGCGTACGGATGGTGGCAGCTGACCTCGGCCAACTATATCGAACACTATGGCCTGCTGCGCGAAAAACTGCCCAACGGCAAATACGAGCATCAGAAGCCGCACCATTCGTGGAACTCGAACCATATCATGTCCAACCTGATCCTGTTCCACCTGCAGCGGCACTCGGACCACCACGCGCACCCGACGCGGTCCTATCAATCGCTGCGCGACTTCAAGGATCTGCCTGCGCTTCCTTCGGGCTATCCCGGGATGTTCTTTGCGGCGCTGGTCCCCTCGTGGTTCCGATCGATCATGGATCATCGTGTCTTGGACTGGGCCAAAGGTGACCTGAACAAGATTCAGATCGAGCCTGGCATGCGTGAGTACTATGACCGTAAATTCGGGTCGGTCGCACCTGCGCAACCTGCCGCCATGCCTGCCGAATAAAACCCTCGCATGGCGCCTCAGACTAAGGA
Encoded proteins:
- a CDS encoding FAD-dependent oxidoreductase, which gives rise to METTVIIGNGVAGTTAAATLRRNGYEGTIKLIGEEAALPYQRPPLSKAWLLDSDRPKPTPLRPLSFYESNGIELMRARKVVKIDRNKRRIRFLDGKTTKFDNLILATGATPRRLDLAGADLKGIHYLRDLRDSAGLRQALNRPGCHDVVIVGAGVIGLEVASAAIDSGKAVTIIEVGGRAMARVASPAATNFITEKLSDAGVRFMFNKRLEEFGAANQHVSSINLENGIEIKVDLVLVSIGATPNITLAQDAGLVCDNGICVDQDMRTSDPKIFAIGDCARGDNAFVSGKPRIETVHNASSQAQIAAATICNKTRPAPVPPRFWSDLKGMKVQAIGIAAGYDLVRRVPTQPPTSLEVHLKYRDRLVAAEVINLPHRQGELVKEISPVSFSDTK
- a CDS encoding LuxR C-terminal-related transcriptional regulator, whose translation is MTTPSRANPDDISDFLERMNTRRTRYSRGYLKRDRLSFVGHPTAKCLRYKAPPGFGKSVQVAQCAQAALERNEDCIYLDFSSFWPKDLSEADLIANSIVAALSSEGFSEKPTTSSVNILALRLLTDHERPVTICLDGVADAATTQRFLRTITLETPETVRLVISEGLPDATVSLSVLSDVVTIGPDDLGFTLDETGLVLSLDSDQAKRVFDLTGGWPLLCALAGKSTASGEGIVHLPEVQAYFENDVLAQVPQPLRDCLEKASWLEEITEDICNYVFKTDAAGLKLAKLEAHYRLLASSAATPNRYEMNRALKDYLRNRFIEANGSRQSYFLKRIAFWHWRRREYRLVIKVALRAQDHNWAQRLGEQALLDLALRQGEIEALITWFTGIPRFKLIQTPSLAIGYAWVLYFGQRAQEAQEVLDRLNALPASDPAKQDDPNGWGELVHAIGLATHDEMKESDEGCTAWVDIYGLVNPVGQAAAQTCRAFIAASDRQFTILSDQIATATVTSGAVRHRYAFGWLAAAGILARLLNGDIYGARAEIRRAQKDENVAHERTPFVRGMFTSFEFQVQAEDETITPDGSLLQEALDFALAFGVTDVVWNTVRSAVEVYIRRGDTSRAFLLLERCRLAANERGLKRLGILIRLGTEVFAMGTRTSTPLGIEPLPSDEDLVFLPNQNRAIQAERELLEASRFLRDGKLGLAERQARKALTNFAAIRDQRGEIRAQCTLATTVHLMGEEKQAKKRMVDANLQAQQLGAFRTLENRRHFLRVISPTAKAFLGQKADQVSIAGKTAHELTITKLPAAHISAPISRKQIGVLQHAALGLSNKEIAARLHVTEDTIKWHFRKILSSLNASNRTEAVSIARSKGLI
- a CDS encoding alkane 1-monooxygenase, whose translation is MKDLNETAAAEAGADEAYVDKKRYFWILSVFWPATPLIGLYLVSVTGWSIWYGTVLILWYLAVPLLDAMFGEDFSNPPESAVPDLEKDRYYRVLTYLTVPMHYAALVGSCWWVATQSVNAFEFIALALSLGIVNGLALNTGHELGHKKETFDRWMAKLVLAVVGYGHFFIEHNKGHHRDVATPKDPATSRMGENIYSFATREIPGAFKRAWELEEVRLERSGKSVWSLDNEILQPLIITVVLYAGLLAFFGPIMLVFLPIQMAYGWWQLTSANYIEHYGLLREKLPNGKYEHQKPHHSWNSNHIMSNLILFHLQRHSDHHAHPTRSYQSLRDFKDLPALPSGYPGMFFAALVPSWFRSIMDHRVLDWAKGDLNKIQIEPGMREYYDRKFGSVAPAQPAAMPAE